The Streptomyces sp. GSL17-111 region AGAGCTGTACCGGATCGGGGGCGGGTGGTGCGGATCCCGGCCCAGCGGGTGCGGGGCCCGGGCCCGTCGTCGCGGCCGGCGTCCGCTGCTCTTCGCGTTGTGGCGTCGGCAGCGGCGCGGACGGACGGGAGCCGTCGCGGGCGGCGGCGGTGTCGGAGGTGGCCTGCCCGTCGCAGTGCCCGGTGCCCGACGACGCGGGGTCGACCGCCTCGTGGAGGGCGGCGGCTTCGCGGACATCGGTGCCGGCACGCGCCGCGCCGGCCTTGCCCCCGAGGAGTCCCGCCGCGGGCAGCGCGTCGGCTGCGGCGGAGGCCGGTTCGGCGCGAACGGACTCCGCCGCGGACGGCCCGGCCGCGCACAGGGACGAGACCAGCACGGCGACCAGCGCCAGAACGCAACGCAGCACGGAACACGCTCTGGGGTGCGAAGAGGGCGCTGTCATGGTGAGGGCTCCGTGAGGCGGTACCACATGGGGGAGCCACGATAGGGCATACCAGCAGGGGTATTCGCCCTTGGGTCGCGCTGACGATACGCGCGCCGTGGCCAGGCCGTTACGGGCGCCACTCAACGGGAGCGGCGTGGCCCGAGGTGGCGCCCGGCAGACGCCGGGGCGCACCCGGGCATGTGACACGCGTCACCCTAGATACCCCCCGGGGCATGAACGGGGCCCTGTTACGGTTGAGCTCAGATATACCCCCCCAGGTATCCATGAAGGCAAGTGAGCAGGAGTCTTCCGCATGGTTCCCGAAATCGACCAGCAGCGGTTCGCCGAAGTGCACGCGGCGGGCGCCCTCGTCGTCGACGTCCGCAACAGCGGCGAGTACCGCGCGGGCCACGTCCCCGGCGCCCGGTCGGCACCGCTGCCCAACCTCCCGTTGGCCCTCGCCGAACTGCCCAAGGACCGGCCCGTCCACGTGATCTGCCAGAGCGGCGGCCGCAGCGCACAGGCGACCTCTCTGCTGCGCGACCTGGGCTATGACGCCCACAGCGTCAGCGGCGGCACCGCCGCCTGGATCGACGCCGGCCGACCCGCAGTCACCGGCGACGAGCCCGGCGCCGCCACCCCCGCCACCCCCGCCACCCCCGCCACCGACGAGGAGACGCGATGATCACCGTTCTGCCCCTCGAAACCCCCGGCCTGGGCGACCGCACCTACCTCGCCCACGACGGTTCCGTGGCACTGGTGGTGGACCCCCAGCGCGACTACGACCGCGTCACCGCACTGGCCGACGCCGCCGGAGTGCGGATCACCCACGTGTTCGAGACGCACATCCACAACGACTACGTCACCGGCGGACTGGCCCTGGCCCGCGAGGTGGGCGCGCGGTACGTGGTGAACGCCGACGACGAGGTCTCCTACGAGCGGACCCCGGTGGGCGACGGCCAGGTGATCGAGGTCGGCGACACCCTGCGAGTGCGGGCGATCCACACCCCGGGCCACACCCACACCCACCTGTCCTACGCCCTGGAGGCCGACGGGGAGCAGGTCGCGGTGTTCACCGGCGGCTCCCTGCTGTACGGCACCACC contains the following coding sequences:
- a CDS encoding rhodanese-like domain-containing protein, which translates into the protein MVPEIDQQRFAEVHAAGALVVDVRNSGEYRAGHVPGARSAPLPNLPLALAELPKDRPVHVICQSGGRSAQATSLLRDLGYDAHSVSGGTAAWIDAGRPAVTGDEPGAATPATPATPATDEETR